From a region of the Nitrospira sp. genome:
- a CDS encoding molybdopterin-dependent oxidoreductase yields the protein MDQNDRLIKSKENWARARRGGEEREVFYEGDDRLPPGQHLVETWPVLDLGHKPEIPLVDWRLTIGGAVTTTVTWTWDDFLAQPQFKDVSDFHCVTSWSRYDNEWEGVSFKQLMTVVQPLASARFVLFKSYDDYTTNLPLSACQDDDVLLTYKWSGRPLTKEHGGPVRMIVPKRYAWKGAKWIKEITFSEHDEKGFWEVRGYSNTAFPWKNDRYG from the coding sequence ATGGATCAGAACGACCGCTTGATAAAGAGCAAGGAAAATTGGGCCAGGGCTCGTCGCGGAGGGGAAGAGCGTGAGGTCTTCTATGAGGGAGATGATCGGCTTCCACCGGGCCAGCATCTGGTCGAAACCTGGCCGGTGCTGGACCTTGGACACAAGCCGGAGATTCCTCTGGTGGATTGGAGATTGACCATTGGAGGTGCCGTCACCACGACCGTAACCTGGACATGGGACGACTTTCTCGCCCAGCCGCAGTTCAAGGACGTGTCAGACTTCCATTGTGTCACCTCCTGGAGTCGGTATGACAATGAATGGGAAGGGGTTAGCTTCAAACAGCTGATGACGGTCGTCCAGCCGCTCGCATCCGCCCGATTCGTCCTGTTCAAGTCGTACGACGATTACACCACCAATTTGCCCCTGAGTGCCTGCCAGGATGACGATGTTTTGCTCACGTACAAATGGAGTGGGCGCCCACTCACAAAGGAACATGGCGGCCCTGTCCGCATGATCGTCCCGAAGCGATATGCCTGGAAGGGTGCCAAATGGATCAAGGAGATCACGTTTTCAGAGCATGACGAGAAAGGCTTCTGGGAAGTACGGGGCTATTCCAATACGGCCTTCCCCTGGAAGAACGACCGGTACGGCTGA
- a CDS encoding dipeptide epimerase, with protein MSPRHPVTPHTIQRIQIWPVDIPITDPFVVATGARVTAQNLFIRVTLHDGAQGIGEAAPFPEVGGEDRPTCLAAATNLARTMIGQSAADYESLADRLTELSPLQPAARCGLETAVLDAYCRSQGVPLWRLWGAADIRDHQTDITIPICDLEKTVALSRAWYGRGFRLFKMKVGTDVEEDIRRLHAVHEALPGISFIGDGNQGFSREDCLRFAGGVKQFGGRLILLEQPVVRDDLEGLQAIRHLTGIPVAADESVRSLEDARRVVAMHAADYINIKIMKTGVIEARRIAAYTRSIGLRLMVGGMLETRIAMGCSFSLVLGMGGFDVLDLDTPLLLSNDPIVGGYRYSGPRLYPWQESGLAMQVSSPTDGIIIQ; from the coding sequence GTGAGTCCAAGACACCCGGTGACACCACACACCATTCAACGCATCCAGATCTGGCCAGTTGATATCCCGATTACGGATCCGTTTGTTGTCGCCACCGGCGCACGAGTCACGGCACAAAACCTCTTCATCCGAGTCACATTGCATGACGGTGCGCAAGGCATCGGGGAGGCGGCTCCCTTTCCGGAAGTCGGAGGAGAAGATCGACCGACCTGCCTTGCCGCCGCGACGAACCTTGCCCGGACGATGATCGGCCAATCGGCCGCAGACTACGAATCTCTTGCCGACCGATTGACTGAGCTGTCCCCGCTCCAGCCTGCCGCCCGCTGCGGACTGGAAACCGCCGTACTCGATGCCTATTGCCGATCACAAGGCGTGCCGCTGTGGCGGCTGTGGGGAGCAGCCGACATCCGTGACCATCAAACCGATATCACTATCCCGATCTGCGATCTGGAGAAGACCGTGGCCCTGTCACGCGCCTGGTATGGTCGAGGGTTCCGCCTGTTTAAAATGAAAGTCGGCACTGATGTGGAGGAGGACATTCGCCGACTCCACGCCGTGCACGAGGCGCTCCCAGGGATCAGTTTTATTGGTGATGGGAATCAGGGATTTTCCCGCGAAGACTGCCTCCGCTTTGCCGGCGGCGTCAAACAATTCGGAGGGCGGCTGATACTGCTCGAACAGCCGGTGGTACGAGATGACCTCGAGGGTCTGCAGGCGATCCGCCATCTGACCGGCATACCCGTAGCCGCAGACGAATCCGTGCGATCGTTAGAGGATGCGCGCCGGGTCGTCGCGATGCACGCTGCCGACTACATCAATATCAAGATCATGAAAACCGGGGTGATCGAAGCTCGACGCATCGCCGCCTATACCCGCTCGATCGGCCTCCGTCTCATGGTCGGAGGGATGCTGGAAACTCGCATTGCCATGGGCTGCTCGTTCAGCCTCGTGCTAGGCATGGGCGGCTTTGATGTCCTTGATCTGGATACCCCGTTGCTTCTCTCGAACGACCCCATCGTCGGTGGCTACCGATACAGCGGTCCGCGATTATACCCCTGGCAGGAATCAGGCCTTGCGATGCAGGTGTCGTCCCCGACAGACGGCATCATCATTCAATAG
- a CDS encoding DUF3565 domain-containing protein: protein MQQAIIGYHQDEEGHWVADLRCGHGQHVRHQPPMTSRPWVLTLEGRRAFLGTELNCKKCEEGGDGYSPTEAPS from the coding sequence ATGCAACAGGCCATTATCGGATATCATCAGGATGAAGAAGGCCATTGGGTCGCAGACCTTCGCTGCGGGCATGGCCAGCACGTGCGCCATCAACCGCCGATGACGAGTCGCCCTTGGGTGCTGACCTTGGAGGGGCGGCGTGCGTTCCTCGGCACCGAACTCAATTGTAAAAAATGTGAAGAGGGGGGTGACGGGTACAGCCCTACCGAGGCCCCGTCCTAA
- a CDS encoding NAD(P)-dependent oxidoreductase, whose amino-acid sequence MAQSEFRIGIVGVGRMGANMARRLQELRYPVVAVYDCDAQRAKELASELGCMAASTLADLAELTNTVLTVVSDDGAMRKIYAPGSADSLLRHATGRLFINCATLSPALQRDVHTLVEQQGGQCLEACMASSITQARQGTLYLMCGGRRDVFDRAAPLLKALSAHLRYIGPAGEAANVKALVNMVMNANTAALAEGLGLGSALGLDLTMLREVFAQTGANSRVLETDGEDMQQRAHDCYFSAAHAAKDSGIACSLAKEVELNLPVAHATHEQYRRLVAMGKGEMDKSAVAELTFKERLTASRAD is encoded by the coding sequence ATGGCACAGTCAGAATTTCGTATCGGCATCGTCGGTGTTGGACGCATGGGAGCCAACATGGCCCGACGGCTCCAGGAACTCCGCTATCCCGTCGTCGCCGTGTATGACTGCGATGCACAACGCGCGAAAGAATTGGCGAGTGAGCTGGGATGCATGGCCGCCTCAACCCTGGCAGATCTAGCCGAGCTGACCAACACGGTGCTGACCGTTGTATCGGATGATGGGGCCATGCGGAAGATTTATGCGCCAGGGTCGGCTGACAGCCTCTTACGACACGCGACCGGCCGACTCTTTATCAATTGCGCGACGCTGTCTCCGGCCCTCCAACGGGATGTCCACACTTTGGTGGAGCAACAAGGCGGACAGTGCCTCGAGGCCTGCATGGCGAGCAGCATCACACAAGCTCGCCAAGGGACGCTCTACCTCATGTGCGGCGGACGACGTGACGTCTTCGATCGGGCCGCCCCCCTCCTGAAAGCGTTGAGCGCACATCTCCGCTATATCGGTCCGGCCGGTGAAGCCGCCAACGTAAAAGCCCTCGTGAATATGGTGATGAACGCCAATACGGCGGCCTTGGCAGAAGGTCTGGGATTGGGGTCTGCACTGGGCCTCGACCTGACGATGCTGCGCGAAGTGTTCGCTCAAACCGGCGCCAATTCGCGCGTGTTGGAAACCGACGGTGAGGACATGCAGCAGCGTGCGCACGACTGTTATTTTTCAGCCGCTCATGCCGCCAAAGACTCAGGAATCGCCTGCAGTCTGGCCAAAGAGGTCGAATTGAACCTCCCAGTAGCACACGCCACCCACGAGCAATATCGACGCTTGGTCGCGATGGGCAAGGGGGAGATGGACAAGTCAGCCGTGGCGGAACTGACCTTCAAAGAGCGGCTGACGGCGTCACGTGCCGACTGA
- a CDS encoding heme-binding protein, translated as MMGRAIQVSGGKLGSVGAVAVILLMAGQGLFVANAADELPKESVLPASLAGKAAQAALDFCKKDGYRVSASVVDRAGVLRAMLRADGAGPHTVDSSRKKAYTSASLRRATTDLADMIAKQPALQALREMNESILMVGGGLPIEIAGEVVGAIGVGGAPGTHLDDACAEAGLDAIGAASKMPAAK; from the coding sequence ATGATGGGACGGGCGATACAGGTGTCCGGGGGGAAGTTGGGCAGCGTGGGGGCGGTGGCTGTGATCTTGCTGATGGCCGGGCAAGGGTTGTTCGTGGCGAATGCGGCGGACGAATTGCCGAAAGAATCGGTGTTGCCGGCCTCATTGGCAGGGAAGGCCGCGCAGGCCGCGCTGGATTTCTGTAAGAAGGACGGGTATCGGGTCAGTGCCTCGGTGGTGGATCGTGCCGGTGTCCTGCGCGCTATGCTGCGAGCTGACGGGGCCGGTCCGCACACGGTCGACAGTAGCAGGAAGAAAGCCTACACCTCGGCCAGCCTGAGGCGTGCGACGACCGACTTGGCGGACATGATTGCCAAGCAACCGGCCTTGCAGGCTTTGCGCGAGATGAATGAGAGCATCCTGATGGTTGGTGGCGGTCTGCCGATCGAAATCGCGGGTGAAGTTGTCGGAGCGATCGGGGTCGGTGGAGCTCCCGGCACTCATCTGGATGATGCCTGTGCTGAAGCCGGTCTCGATGCCATCGGGGCTGCCTCGAAGATGCCTGCGGCAAAATGA
- a CDS encoding glycogen debranching enzyme family protein yields the protein MTIDARGCRDLERALSLEWLESNGRGGYASGTVAGANTRRYHALLLVARHPPVDRVTLVNHLEESIEVGGETYPLSTNLYAGAVHPEGYHYCEQFSDAPWPTWQFACRGIRLERELVCPHGRDLVILRWRLLDDISLPVVLRVRPMLTGRDFHATHLENATLRNEATVTEGQVVWHPYEGLPAVRALHNGQYHHQPDWYRHIHYRVEQERGLDHVEDWWSPGECLFTLTPGTTAELVCTTETMPTLSVTQLVETERRRRAGLVSSAPTEDELTRRLWVASNAYLVQRGARQTVIAGYPWFADWGRDTFVALPGLCLVTGRYDVARQVIEAFASYVSQGMVPNRFPDIGEQPEYNTIDASLWFIHTVDRYLQYSRDLAGVQRIAWPAIKQILDGYRQGTRFGIRMDDDGLITGGVEGVQLTWMDVKIGDWVVTPRHGKPVEVQALWVRALAVAAGLAEQFGEPAYAAQCREHRARATASFRERFWYRTGGYLFDVVDGLTGDDASLRPNQIFALALDDQLVTDVQAKQILQLLKERLLTPVGLRTLAPEDIRFFASYEGGVAERDAAYHQGTVWPFLLGPFVTAWVKTYGDSPEVRREARQFLQGLSQHLEEGCLGQVSEIFDGELPHRARGCIAQAWSVAEPLRALIEDVGMTREGAPVVR from the coding sequence ATGACGATTGACGCGAGAGGGTGCCGGGATCTTGAGCGGGCGTTGAGTCTGGAGTGGCTGGAATCGAACGGCCGCGGCGGGTATGCGTCGGGGACGGTCGCCGGTGCCAACACCCGCCGGTACCATGCGTTGCTACTCGTGGCCAGGCATCCGCCGGTCGATCGGGTGACGTTGGTCAATCATCTGGAGGAATCCATCGAGGTCGGCGGGGAGACGTATCCGCTTTCGACGAACCTCTATGCCGGAGCCGTTCATCCCGAGGGCTATCACTATTGCGAACAGTTTTCCGACGCGCCCTGGCCGACCTGGCAGTTTGCCTGTCGTGGCATTCGATTGGAGCGGGAGCTAGTCTGTCCGCATGGACGTGATCTGGTGATCCTTCGCTGGCGATTGCTTGATGACATCTCACTGCCCGTAGTGCTGCGCGTGCGACCGATGCTCACCGGACGGGATTTTCATGCGACGCATTTGGAAAATGCCACATTGCGAAACGAGGCGACGGTCACGGAGGGGCAGGTGGTTTGGCATCCCTATGAGGGCTTGCCTGCGGTGCGGGCTCTGCACAACGGCCAGTACCATCACCAGCCTGATTGGTACCGTCATATTCATTACAGGGTGGAGCAGGAGCGTGGGCTCGATCATGTCGAAGATTGGTGGTCACCGGGCGAGTGCCTGTTCACGCTCACACCGGGTACGACGGCTGAACTGGTGTGTACGACGGAGACTATGCCGACCCTCAGTGTGACGCAGCTGGTGGAGACGGAGCGCCGTCGCCGCGCCGGATTGGTGAGTTCTGCGCCGACCGAGGACGAACTGACACGCCGCCTGTGGGTGGCGTCGAATGCCTACCTGGTTCAGCGGGGAGCCAGGCAGACAGTGATCGCCGGGTATCCCTGGTTTGCCGATTGGGGCCGCGATACGTTCGTGGCGTTACCTGGGCTCTGTCTGGTCACCGGTCGATATGACGTGGCACGGCAGGTGATCGAGGCGTTTGCCTCGTACGTGTCGCAAGGGATGGTGCCCAATCGGTTCCCTGATATCGGCGAACAGCCGGAGTACAACACGATCGATGCATCCTTGTGGTTCATTCACACGGTCGATCGCTACCTGCAGTACAGCCGTGATCTTGCCGGTGTGCAGCGGATTGCCTGGCCGGCGATCAAGCAGATTCTTGACGGCTATCGTCAAGGCACGCGGTTCGGAATCCGTATGGATGACGATGGCCTGATCACCGGTGGCGTCGAAGGAGTGCAGCTAACCTGGATGGACGTCAAGATCGGCGATTGGGTCGTCACGCCGCGCCACGGCAAACCGGTCGAGGTTCAAGCACTCTGGGTGCGGGCCTTGGCGGTTGCCGCAGGCTTGGCAGAGCAATTCGGCGAGCCGGCCTATGCGGCGCAGTGTCGAGAGCATCGCGCCCGTGCGACCGCATCATTCCGAGAGCGGTTTTGGTACCGAACCGGAGGGTATTTGTTCGATGTCGTGGACGGGCTGACCGGCGACGATGCCTCCCTGCGCCCCAACCAGATCTTTGCCTTGGCGCTGGATGATCAGTTGGTGACCGATGTGCAGGCCAAACAGATTCTCCAATTGCTCAAGGAGCGACTTCTCACGCCGGTCGGGCTGCGGACGCTGGCGCCGGAAGATATTCGCTTTTTCGCATCGTACGAAGGCGGCGTGGCCGAACGGGACGCCGCGTATCACCAAGGAACCGTGTGGCCGTTCCTGCTTGGCCCCTTCGTGACGGCCTGGGTGAAGACCTATGGGGACAGTCCTGAGGTTCGGCGTGAAGCACGACAGTTTCTCCAGGGATTGTCCCAGCATCTTGAAGAGGGCTGCCTGGGGCAGGTGTCGGAAATCTTCGACGGGGAACTTCCGCACCGGGCACGTGGGTGCATCGCGCAGGCCTGGTCCGTGGCGGAGCCGTTACGCGCCCTCATCGAAGACGTCGGCATGACTCGCGAGGGTGCGCCGGTCGTGCGCTGA